In a genomic window of candidate division WOR-3 bacterium:
- a CDS encoding HAMP domain-containing histidine kinase — protein MPRPERLGLLVCECLHPAAVELVRAARLEDVRLIPFPGDCSRQLDGWQEIERAVATLGDCQQFRMLAGACVPGPAPAILAGRQLPIVRCFDGLPRALSDAGRERLGLLIEKTALEWRLECQRTRLNVILSGAYRRLTDFGMVTELVSGLAGTLAEEKVVDRVFGLFAAMLAPTTMVFAALEEGKLLRIWSRPAGFGESEEVKRRLVAFSRSHAWTESGAGFRLSLRHRTRTLGVLEVEGASFSEYRDHYLDLALVVARTGALAIADARLYREMKGPNRSYLGFAEDLQDALAARKRAEEKQAQLMKQVEAANLELAAFAHTVAHDLKSPLGAVLGFAELLTDAAVELSSKDVRESLQAVHHSARKMNNIIDELLLLAEVREAEVEKQPVEMAAIVSGALQRLSHMTAEYAPEIVLPDRWPLALAHGPWIEEVWANYLSNAMKYGGRPPRLELGADTADGKARFWVRDNGPGLTPEQQARLFMPFTRLHHARATGSGLGLSIVRRIMEKLGGEAWVESESGRSSRFGFTLPHVPASD, from the coding sequence ATGCCGAGGCCGGAAAGGCTTGGCTTGCTGGTCTGCGAGTGCTTGCACCCGGCCGCAGTCGAGCTGGTGCGCGCCGCGCGGCTCGAGGACGTCCGGTTGATACCATTTCCCGGCGACTGCAGCAGACAACTTGACGGCTGGCAGGAGATTGAGCGGGCCGTGGCGACGCTGGGCGACTGCCAGCAGTTTCGCATGCTCGCCGGCGCTTGCGTCCCCGGCCCGGCCCCAGCCATCCTCGCCGGACGGCAACTGCCGATCGTCCGATGCTTTGACGGCCTGCCCCGGGCTTTGTCTGATGCCGGGCGCGAGCGACTGGGGCTGCTGATCGAGAAGACGGCGCTGGAGTGGCGGCTGGAGTGTCAGCGGACGCGATTGAACGTCATCCTGTCCGGCGCCTACCGGCGGCTCACGGACTTCGGCATGGTGACGGAACTCGTGAGCGGGCTGGCCGGGACCCTGGCTGAGGAGAAGGTCGTGGACAGAGTGTTCGGCCTGTTCGCGGCGATGCTGGCGCCGACGACGATGGTCTTCGCTGCGCTGGAGGAAGGCAAGCTGCTCCGAATCTGGTCGCGGCCGGCGGGGTTCGGAGAATCCGAGGAGGTGAAACGACGGCTCGTGGCTTTCAGCCGCTCGCATGCCTGGACAGAGAGCGGGGCTGGGTTTCGTTTGAGCCTGCGGCACCGGACCAGGACGCTCGGCGTGCTCGAAGTCGAGGGCGCCTCCTTCTCCGAGTACCGGGATCACTACCTCGATCTGGCGCTGGTAGTTGCCCGGACAGGCGCGCTCGCTATCGCCGATGCCCGGCTGTACCGGGAGATGAAGGGGCCGAACCGATCCTACCTCGGATTCGCCGAGGACCTGCAGGACGCGCTCGCCGCCCGCAAGCGGGCCGAGGAGAAGCAGGCGCAGCTGATGAAACAGGTCGAAGCCGCCAACCTGGAACTGGCCGCATTCGCACACACTGTGGCCCACGACCTGAAGAGCCCGCTCGGCGCCGTTCTTGGTTTCGCCGAACTCCTGACCGATGCAGCCGTGGAACTGAGCAGCAAGGATGTCCGCGAGTCGCTGCAGGCGGTCCACCACAGCGCACGCAAGATGAACAACATCATCGACGAACTCCTGCTGCTGGCCGAGGTGCGCGAGGCCGAAGTCGAGAAGCAGCCGGTCGAGATGGCCGCAATCGTGTCCGGCGCGCTGCAGCGTCTCTCGCACATGACGGCGGAGTATGCGCCGGAAATCGTGCTGCCTGACAGGTGGCCGCTAGCCCTCGCTCACGGGCCCTGGATTGAGGAAGTCTGGGCCAACTATCTGTCGAACGCGATGAAGTACGGCGGCAGGCCGCCGCGGCTGGAGCTGGGGGCCGACACTGCGGACGGCAAAGCCCGGTTCTGGGTCAGGGACAACGGGCCCGGACTGACACCGGAACAGCAGGCGCGACTCTTCATGCCTTTCACCCGGCTGCACCACGCGCGGGCTACCGGCTCGGGACTGGGGCTTTCCATCGTGCGCCGCATCATGGAAAAGCTCGGCGGCGAGGCCTGGGTTGAGAGCGAATCGGGCAGAAGCAGCAGATTCGGTTTCACGCTTCCGCATGTCCCCGCGTCTGACTAG
- a CDS encoding PAS domain S-box protein, which translates to MIESRTVTPMTLVYALALAAYLSLAVRVLRRRPRTLLHWLCAAVLVALALWSVEDIVHGMPDAPRDLVWLFGYVGSLGWVGFASVYLAFAMVLTRRLKLLRSWLFWPVLVVPPALIICAQLAGKLTADYDRSVYGWRTVWAKTAWVPSYYAYYGLYTLAALFLIFKLWQSAKTYRERRQTGLILSTSLITLVLGTVTDVVLPQFTYLGIPDLAGALCLIWAGGLYLAVTRYGLMSVTPQRAAREIIATMADALLLLTPEGEIAIANQGAADLFGREIQGLRGQKAEQFFVLPDLFRQTFIRVGDGVALSALDLECQGQGGRIVPVSVSSRLMRDKGGETVGSVWVIRDVTARHEAEQRQAHLLRQVEAANQDLADFAHVVAHDLKNPLCAVLGFAGPLTAADVRLSDKDVSESLQAIGQSARKMSSIIDELLLLAEVREAEVEKQPVEMAAIVSGALQRLSHMTKEYAPEIVLPETWPVALGHGPWIEEVWANYLSNAMKYGGRPPRLELGAAAAAGEVRFWVRDNGPGLTPEQQSRLFMPFTRLHQVRTTGQGLGLSIVRRIMEKLGGETWIESEPGSGSRFGFTLPASMCAGRCTGRPTKLQVDIDEQ; encoded by the coding sequence ATGATAGAGTCACGGACCGTGACTCCGATGACGCTCGTGTACGCGCTGGCGCTGGCCGCATACCTGTCGCTGGCCGTGCGGGTGCTCCGGCGCCGGCCGCGCACGCTGCTCCACTGGCTGTGTGCCGCCGTGCTCGTCGCGCTTGCTCTCTGGAGCGTCGAGGACATTGTCCACGGCATGCCGGACGCGCCAAGGGACCTGGTCTGGCTGTTCGGGTACGTCGGCTCGCTGGGCTGGGTCGGGTTTGCTAGCGTCTACCTCGCCTTCGCGATGGTGCTGACACGTCGGCTCAAGCTGCTGCGGTCCTGGCTGTTCTGGCCGGTGCTCGTCGTCCCGCCCGCGCTGATCATCTGCGCGCAGTTGGCCGGGAAGCTCACTGCCGACTACGACCGCAGCGTCTACGGTTGGAGGACGGTCTGGGCAAAAACCGCCTGGGTTCCGTCCTATTATGCGTACTACGGGCTGTATACGCTGGCAGCGCTCTTCCTGATATTCAAGTTGTGGCAGTCGGCCAAGACCTACCGTGAACGGAGACAGACAGGCCTGATTCTCAGCACCAGCCTCATCACTCTCGTGCTCGGCACGGTCACCGACGTCGTGCTGCCGCAGTTCACTTACCTCGGGATTCCCGACCTCGCCGGCGCGCTCTGTCTGATCTGGGCCGGCGGGCTCTACCTTGCGGTCACCCGCTACGGGCTGATGTCGGTTACTCCCCAGCGTGCCGCCCGCGAGATCATTGCCACGATGGCCGACGCCCTGCTGCTCCTGACACCGGAGGGTGAGATCGCGATCGCGAACCAGGGCGCCGCCGACCTCTTCGGCAGAGAGATACAGGGACTGCGCGGGCAGAAGGCCGAGCAGTTCTTCGTCCTGCCCGACCTGTTCCGGCAGACATTCATCCGGGTCGGTGATGGGGTTGCGTTGAGCGCGCTCGATCTCGAATGTCAAGGTCAAGGCGGCCGTATCGTCCCGGTCAGTGTATCGAGCCGGCTGATGCGGGACAAAGGCGGCGAAACCGTGGGCAGCGTCTGGGTTATCCGTGATGTCACCGCCCGGCACGAGGCCGAGCAGCGTCAGGCGCATTTGCTGCGGCAGGTCGAGGCCGCGAACCAGGATCTCGCCGATTTCGCGCACGTGGTGGCGCACGACCTCAAGAACCCGCTCTGCGCCGTGCTCGGTTTCGCCGGGCCGCTGACCGCCGCCGACGTCCGTTTGAGCGACAAGGACGTTTCCGAGTCGCTGCAGGCAATCGGCCAGAGCGCGAGGAAGATGAGCAGCATCATTGACGAACTCCTGCTGCTGGCCGAGGTGCGTGAGGCCGAAGTCGAGAAGCAGCCGGTCGAAATGGCCGCGATCGTGTCCGGCGCGCTGCAGCGCCTTTCGCACATGACGAAGGAGTATGCGCCGGAAATCGTGCTGCCCGAAACGTGGCCGGTAGCGCTCGGTCACGGGCCCTGGATTGAGGAAGTCTGGGCCAACTACCTGTCGAACGCGATGAAGTATGGCGGCAGGCCGCCACGGCTCGAACTCGGGGCCGCCGCGGCCGCAGGCGAGGTTCGTTTCTGGGTCAGGGACAACGGGCCCGGCCTGACGCCGGAACAGCAGTCGCGACTCTTCATGCCTTTCACCCGGCTGCACCAAGTCCGCACCACCGGGCAGGGATTGGGACTCTCCATAGTGCGGCGCATCATGGAGAAACTCGGCGGCGAGACATGGATCGAAAGCGAGCCCGGCAGTGGCAGCAGGTTCGGGTTCACTCTGCCGGCCAGTATGTGTGCCGGACGTTGCACCGGCAGGCCGACAAAACTACAGGTTGACATCGATGAACAGTGA
- a CDS encoding dehydrogenase — MQSSAVWNSGRRGLRRKHLGSFRAPEGRGGSVGLTETGSERFRAVPFPIQRRLVVDAGRHARRMSLVHGLLEFDITLVRRRLQAERERTGERPSLTAYMAACLGRAVAADRSVQAYRDWRNRLVIFDDVDIALMVEMRTAAGSFPVVHVVRAADKRSLRQIDAEIRELRTGRQDHIGLGYGRGARLFARLPRFVRDLVYRYYKAEPCRWKQQGGTVGLTAVGMLGQGGGWGIHCSNSNLSVCTGGITERPVYIDNVLTRREFLCVTVAFNHDIVDGGPAARFVTLFRRLVETAALLSPEAEAPIHDRAARHELAVTVQSA, encoded by the coding sequence ATGCAATCCAGTGCGGTGTGGAACAGTGGCAGACGCGGACTCCGCAGGAAGCACCTCGGGAGTTTCCGTGCACCAGAAGGCAGAGGAGGTAGTGTGGGACTGACAGAAACTGGATCCGAGCGCTTCCGGGCAGTACCGTTCCCAATCCAAAGGCGGCTCGTCGTCGACGCCGGGCGGCATGCGCGACGGATGAGCCTCGTCCACGGGTTGCTGGAGTTCGACATCACGCTGGTTCGGAGGCGTCTGCAGGCGGAGCGGGAGCGCACCGGCGAGCGGCCGTCGCTGACTGCCTACATGGCGGCATGCCTTGGCCGGGCCGTGGCTGCCGACCGCTCGGTGCAGGCATACCGGGACTGGCGGAATCGGCTGGTCATCTTTGATGATGTCGATATTGCCCTGATGGTTGAGATGCGCACCGCTGCCGGTTCGTTCCCCGTGGTTCACGTTGTGCGAGCGGCCGACAAGCGGAGTCTCCGCCAGATCGACGCGGAAATCCGCGAACTGCGCACCGGTCGGCAGGATCACATCGGGCTGGGGTACGGACGGGGCGCGAGGTTGTTCGCGCGACTGCCGCGGTTCGTGCGCGATCTCGTCTACCGCTACTACAAGGCCGAACCGTGTCGCTGGAAGCAACAGGGCGGCACCGTAGGTCTGACCGCCGTCGGGATGCTCGGGCAAGGTGGTGGCTGGGGCATTCACTGCTCCAACAGCAACCTGAGCGTCTGCACCGGTGGCATCACCGAGAGGCCGGTCTACATCGACAACGTCCTGACGAGACGCGAGTTCCTGTGCGTGACCGTGGCCTTCAATCACGACATCGTTGACGGCGGACCGGCGGCACGGTTCGTGACCCTTTTCAGGCGGCTGGTTGAGACCGCGGCGCTGCTGAGTCCTGAGGCGGAGGCTCCGATTCATGACCGGGCCGCCAGGCACGAGTTGGCGGTCACGGTCCAATCGGCCTGA
- a CDS encoding sigma-54-dependent Fis family transcriptional regulator, producing MRERDSRGLRPLVYVVDDEPLVARALSAMLRQAGCEATVFDTGPAALAALNQVRPQLVMLDLAMPEMDGIETLRRIRLAAPDLPVVMVSGHGTIRAAVDALRLGAFDFLEKPVDQERMEAALARALECSQLRRQVSVLRAELGERFRMVGSSGALDQVKDLVGRAAPTAAGVLITGETGVGKELVARAIHLQSPRQAEPFVALNCAAIPKELIESELFGHERGAFTGAEAARKGKLQEADKGTLFLDEVADMSLAAQAKLLRFLEHPEVERLGSNEKHLLDVRVLAATNKNLAASIKDGSFREDLFHRLNVVSIKVPALRERPEDIEQLTAFFLERFCRQYNRVLALAPECPAVLRDYHWPGNVRELRNLMERVAVLARTNPVEPDELLAFIGLETQVRHDGTLKATLDRAEREAVEGALAAEEGVVSAAARRLGVERASLYRIMKRHGIAHETAD from the coding sequence ATGAGAGAGAGAGACAGCAGGGGTCTCCGGCCGCTGGTGTACGTGGTCGATGACGAACCGCTGGTGGCCAGAGCGCTGTCCGCTATGCTGCGACAGGCCGGCTGTGAGGCGACCGTGTTCGACACGGGCCCGGCCGCGCTGGCGGCGCTGAACCAGGTCCGGCCGCAGCTGGTGATGCTGGACCTGGCCATGCCGGAGATGGATGGCATCGAGACGCTGCGCCGCATCCGCCTGGCCGCACCTGACCTGCCCGTGGTGATGGTGTCGGGCCATGGGACAATCCGCGCCGCGGTGGACGCACTTAGACTCGGCGCCTTCGACTTCCTGGAAAAGCCGGTTGACCAGGAACGGATGGAAGCTGCGCTTGCCCGGGCGCTGGAATGCTCGCAGTTGCGGCGCCAGGTGAGCGTGCTGCGGGCGGAGCTCGGGGAGCGGTTCCGGATGGTCGGCAGCTCAGGGGCGCTGGACCAGGTGAAGGACCTCGTAGGCCGGGCCGCGCCGACCGCGGCTGGGGTGCTGATTACCGGCGAGACCGGCGTGGGCAAAGAGCTGGTGGCGCGGGCGATTCACCTGCAGAGCCCGCGGCAGGCTGAGCCGTTTGTGGCACTCAACTGCGCCGCGATTCCCAAGGAGTTGATTGAAAGCGAGTTGTTCGGGCACGAGCGGGGCGCGTTCACCGGCGCCGAGGCCGCGCGCAAAGGCAAGCTGCAGGAGGCCGACAAGGGCACGCTGTTCCTGGACGAGGTCGCCGACATGAGTCTCGCAGCGCAGGCCAAGTTGCTTCGTTTTCTCGAGCATCCTGAGGTCGAGAGGCTGGGCTCGAACGAAAAGCACCTGCTGGACGTGCGGGTACTTGCCGCCACCAACAAGAACCTCGCGGCGTCTATCAAGGACGGCTCTTTCCGCGAGGACCTTTTCCACCGCCTGAACGTTGTGAGTATCAAAGTCCCGGCGCTGCGCGAGCGCCCGGAAGACATTGAGCAGTTGACCGCGTTCTTCCTCGAACGGTTCTGCCGGCAGTACAACCGGGTGCTGGCTCTTGCCCCGGAATGCCCGGCCGTTCTGCGCGACTACCACTGGCCCGGAAACGTGCGCGAGCTGCGCAACCTGATGGAGCGGGTAGCCGTGCTGGCCAGGACTAACCCGGTCGAGCCGGACGAGCTGCTGGCGTTCATTGGTCTCGAGACTCAGGTGCGCCATGACGGAACACTGAAGGCTACCTTGGACCGGGCCGAGCGCGAGGCCGTAGAAGGGGCGCTGGCTGCCGAAGAAGGCGTTGTTAGCGCGGCAGCGCGGAGGCTCGGCGTGGAGCGCGCCAGCCTGTACCGGATCATGAAGCGGCACGGCATCGCTCACGAGACGGCCGACTGA
- a CDS encoding ABC transporter permease, protein MKRGSSARRFGTALALTGQELARNRVALLMLFIIPALFDTLVVLTTRTTKIAFKLASIPGNPFVQVSERSTNLIFIGTAAVGLLTAFLALGLVQKNVETNRRLVLCGYRPLELIAAKLAVLLIVTIIIGAFVAELLPLFFEPERLVLVIAGFALAGFVYGCYGLLIGAIFRRELEGVLFIALLANIDAAWLQNPVYYAGAQNQVIIRRLPAFYPSQLSMTAAFTHHGVGQALLGSLLYGGAFLAAALVVYFLRMRVRRPGPRRADVPSTPS, encoded by the coding sequence ATGAAGCGCGGCTCCTCTGCCCGCCGCTTCGGTACCGCGCTCGCGCTTACCGGACAGGAGCTCGCCCGCAACCGCGTCGCCCTCTTGATGCTCTTCATCATCCCGGCGCTCTTCGACACACTGGTCGTCCTGACCACCAGGACCACCAAGATCGCGTTCAAGCTCGCCTCCATCCCGGGCAACCCGTTCGTTCAGGTCAGCGAGCGCAGCACCAACCTCATCTTCATCGGTACCGCCGCGGTCGGCCTGCTCACCGCGTTCCTCGCGCTCGGCCTTGTCCAGAAGAACGTCGAGACCAACCGTCGGCTCGTCCTCTGCGGCTATCGCCCGCTTGAGCTCATCGCGGCCAAGCTCGCCGTGCTCCTCATTGTTACCATCATCATCGGCGCCTTCGTTGCCGAGCTCCTGCCGCTCTTCTTCGAGCCCGAACGGCTCGTCCTCGTCATCGCCGGCTTTGCCCTGGCCGGGTTCGTCTACGGCTGCTACGGCCTCCTCATCGGCGCCATCTTCCGCCGCGAGCTCGAAGGAGTGCTCTTCATCGCCCTCTTGGCCAACATCGACGCGGCCTGGCTCCAGAACCCGGTCTACTACGCGGGCGCGCAAAACCAGGTCATCATCCGCCGGCTGCCCGCCTTCTACCCGTCGCAGTTGAGCATGACCGCGGCGTTCACCCACCACGGCGTCGGCCAGGCCTTGCTCGGCAGCCTGCTCTACGGCGGCGCCTTCCTCGCCGCGGCGCTGGTGGTCTACTTCCTCCGGATGCGGGTCCGCCGCCCTGGCCCGCGCCGAGCGGACGTCCCGTCCACGCCCAGTTGA
- a CDS encoding ABC transporter ATP-binding protein: MPSSTDPATRPLLFARNVAKSFGRNRVLLDASLSLAPGEIAGVTGENGSGKSTLLNIIVGRLRPDAGTVVMSGRVGHCPQEMLVFETLTVRENFRYFAAAYGRADWPKRMQVLLGQLKFERYADTMVNHLSGGTRQKLNLAIAYLHDPDILVLDEPYSGFDWETYLHFWELTAELRERKRAVLVVSHFVQDRARFDSLYRIVAGRLEPEATR, encoded by the coding sequence ATGCCCTCTTCGACTGACCCGGCGACGCGGCCGCTCCTCTTCGCCCGGAACGTGGCCAAGTCGTTCGGACGCAACCGCGTTCTTTTGGACGCGAGCCTCAGCCTCGCTCCCGGCGAAATAGCCGGCGTCACCGGCGAGAACGGCTCGGGCAAGAGCACCCTCCTCAACATCATTGTCGGCCGCCTCAGGCCCGACGCCGGCACGGTCGTCATGTCCGGCCGCGTCGGCCATTGCCCGCAGGAGATGCTCGTCTTCGAAACGCTCACCGTGCGCGAGAACTTCCGCTACTTCGCCGCTGCCTACGGCCGCGCCGACTGGCCAAAGCGCATGCAGGTCTTGCTCGGCCAGCTCAAGTTCGAGCGCTACGCCGACACCATGGTCAACCACTTGAGCGGCGGCACCCGCCAGAAACTGAACCTCGCCATCGCCTACCTACATGACCCCGACATCCTCGTCCTCGACGAGCCCTACTCCGGCTTCGACTGGGAGACCTACCTCCACTTCTGGGAACTCACCGCCGAACTGCGGGAGAGAAAGCGGGCCGTGCTCGTGGTGTCGCACTTCGTCCAGGACCGCGCCCGGTTCGACTCGCTCTACCGTATCGTCGCCGGTCGACTCGAACCGGAGGCCACGAGATGA
- a CDS encoding radical SAM protein: protein MLDYGRPITTNAPLDRWCRQKNRTITRVQFRLLDLFGSLPTTPPAAQLYARSARRLVGAYLYSLKVELNNYCNLSCRMCYVPAGKKELPRDQVDRLLDDISGCGVRVELLGGEPLLMPGIAEIVRAAKHRARSPFVTLYTNGTTAEPALCRELAAAGLDAGIVSLISHDPATHDEFTGSPGSHARTVAGIRNLRAAGIRVYTFSAVHSLNAAHCRQIDRFARGALDAHAIFYQYTPQMKDDPLQVPARTWADVKHWALLEENPDHARFVRRFYELTGNACSGGNFVLTVKVDGSVQPCPFIVDIPLGNIAEQDIWTIYHGRFSNPALVEFKSTPEECEPCAYKSACAGGCRAGNMALYGTYARRDSRCLGPHPGPYRGSELTDRAPSFF, encoded by the coding sequence ATGCTCGACTACGGCCGCCCCATCACGACGAACGCGCCGCTCGACCGCTGGTGCCGGCAGAAGAACCGCACCATCACCCGGGTCCAGTTCCGCCTGCTCGACCTCTTCGGCAGCCTGCCCACGACACCGCCCGCTGCCCAGCTCTACGCCCGCTCCGCCCGGCGACTGGTCGGCGCCTACCTCTACTCGCTCAAGGTCGAACTGAACAACTACTGCAACCTCTCCTGCCGCATGTGCTACGTGCCGGCCGGGAAGAAGGAGCTGCCTCGCGACCAGGTAGACCGCCTGCTCGACGACATCAGCGGGTGCGGGGTCAGGGTCGAACTGCTCGGCGGCGAGCCGCTGCTCATGCCCGGCATCGCGGAAATCGTGCGCGCGGCCAAGCATCGGGCCCGCTCGCCGTTCGTGACGCTCTATACCAACGGCACGACCGCCGAACCTGCGCTCTGCCGCGAGCTCGCTGCGGCCGGGCTCGACGCCGGCATCGTTTCACTCATCTCCCACGACCCGGCGACCCACGACGAGTTCACCGGCAGCCCTGGCTCCCATGCGCGCACCGTCGCGGGCATCCGCAACCTGCGCGCCGCCGGCATCCGGGTCTACACCTTCAGCGCGGTCCACAGCCTGAACGCCGCGCACTGCCGCCAGATCGACCGCTTTGCCCGTGGCGCGCTCGACGCCCACGCCATCTTCTACCAATACACACCGCAGATGAAAGACGACCCGCTCCAGGTGCCGGCCCGAACCTGGGCCGACGTCAAGCACTGGGCACTGCTCGAAGAGAACCCGGACCACGCCCGCTTCGTCCGCCGCTTCTACGAGCTGACCGGCAACGCCTGCTCCGGCGGCAACTTCGTCCTGACCGTGAAGGTCGACGGATCGGTCCAGCCCTGCCCGTTCATCGTTGACATCCCGCTCGGCAACATTGCCGAGCAAGACATCTGGACCATCTACCACGGTCGCTTCTCCAACCCGGCCCTCGTCGAGTTCAAGAGCACGCCTGAAGAGTGCGAGCCCTGCGCGTACAAGTCGGCCTGCGCCGGCGGCTGCCGCGCCGGCAACATGGCACTCTACGGCACCTACGCGCGCCGCGACAGCCGGTGTCTCGGCCCGCATCCCGGCCCTTACCGGGGAAGCGAACTGACCGACCGGGCCCCCTCGTTCTTCTGA